A window from Pan paniscus chromosome 14, NHGRI_mPanPan1-v2.0_pri, whole genome shotgun sequence encodes these proteins:
- the NAA16 gene encoding N-alpha-acetyltransferase 16, NatA auxiliary subunit isoform X5 has product MPNVLLPPKESNLFKRILKCYEQKQYKNGLKFCKMILSNPKFAEHGETLAMKGLTLNCLGKKEEAYEFVRKGLRNDVKSHVCWHVYGLLQRSDKKYDEAIKCYRNALKLDKDNLQILRDLSLLQIQMRDLEGYRETRYQLLQLRPTQRASWIGYAIAYHLLKDYDMALKLLEEFRQTQQVPPNKIDYEYSELILYQNQVMREADLFQESLEHIETYEKQICDKLLVEEIKGEILLKLGRLKEASEVFKNLIDRNAENWCYYEGLEKALQISTLEERLQIYEEISKQHPKAITPRRLPLTLVPGFYNPGTCY; this is encoded by the exons AAATGTTATGAACAGAAGCAGTACAAAAATGGCCTCAAGTTTTGCAAGATGATTCTGTCGAACCCAAAATTTGCTGAACATGGAG agactTTGGCTATGAAAGGATTAACACTGAActgtttaggaaaaaaagaagaagcttaTGAATTTGTTCGTAAAGGACTTCGTAATGATGTCAAGAGTCATGTCT GTTGGCATGTATATGGACTCTTGCAGCGTTCTGATAAAAAATATGATGAAGCTATAAAATGTTACCGAAATGCCCTCAAATTAGATAAAGATAACCTGCAAATTTTGAGGGATCTCTCACTGTTGCAGATCCAAATGAGAGACCTTGAAGGTTACCGA gagacaagATACCAGCTTCTTCAGTTGCGCCCCACACAGCGTGCCTCCTGGATTGGATATGCTATTGCATACCATTTGCTGAAAGATTATGATATGGCCCTAAAACTGTTGGAAGAATTTAGACAAACTCAGCAA GTTCCTCCGAACAAAATAGATTATGAATATAGTGAACTGATATTATACCAGAATCAAGTGATGAGAGAGGCAGATCTGTTTCAGGAATCTTTGGAACATATAGAAACATATGAGAAACAAATATGTGATAAACTTTTGGTGGAAGAAATTAAAG GGGAAATACTGTTGAAATTGGGAAGATTAAAAGAAGCCAGTGAAGTGTTCAAAAACTTGATTGATCGGAATGCAGAAAATTGGTGTTATTATGAAGGCTTGGAAAAAGCTCTACAAATTA GCACTTTAGAAGAGAGGCTTCAAATTTATGAAGAAATTAGTAAGCAGCACCCCAAAGCAATTACACCCAGAAGATTACCTTTGACTCTTGTCCCAG